The genomic region GTGAATATTTGCTGTATTCCACGTTCCTGGGGAGGATCGCCTCCCATAAACCACACCCCACCAGCCAACTGCTGCCTGTGGGGCAAGTTCAGACAAATATTTACTGCAAAAGGACAGCAGAAAAACCCACTCTGGGGAAAGGCTGCCTGCACAGGACATGAATCATCTGAATCCTCTGGTTGCCCAGGAGATGCCAAAACACACTCTCAGGGGTTTGCCATCTATTAAAGTGGGTTGGCGTGGCAACTATGCTGTGCAAGCCATCTTGGGGAAGTCCCAGGGGTTCCCACCCCTGCAGCAAACATTCAGGTGAATCCACACCACCTGCTGGTGTTGCAAAAATGCTTCCAGGTGTATGATGGGGTATAGAACATGAAAgacctgcagctggatcaggccaaaaagagcccatccagtccagcatcctgtcctcgcattggccaaccagatgcctcaatgggaaacccacatgcATAACCTGAGCGTAACAATACTCTCTCCACTTGCGCATCCCAGCAACTGGAATAAAGAGGCTTCCTATCTCAGACAGTGGGGGAGCACCTAGTTATTGTGGCTGGTAAGCATGTACgagtcttatcctccatgtcATTGCCTTGCCTTCCTCCTGCAGCAAGGAGGGAGCACTTTCTGCTCAGCAGTGAAGAAACCACAACTATTTCTGCCTTCTTAGTTAAGTCAGTAATTTCCATAGAAAATAATTAATCCATGAAATCCTTTGACATCCCACCCCCGTGTCTGTACCCTGCTGGATGGCTAGGGAGCCTGTGCCCCTTCAGATTTGTTGGGCTACATCTCCCGTTGTTGGGCTACATCTCCCACAGGAACGCTCCACCCCTGCTCCTCCACAATGAAGCTCAAGCAGGAACAATTGCCGTCACTTCTTCTCCTGCCTACATTGTCACTTCTTTCATGGCTGTACATGGCTGACAGTAAGCAGGtattgtattattgttgttgctaacAGCAATTTAGTTTCAACTAGGGACGTGTGGAGGCTTTGGTCAAATCATGAAAAAAGTGGAATATTTCAGACGGATTCTCTGAGGCAAAGTGGGATCCGCACAAGGTAACCGGAGTCAAAGCAGGGATGCCCTCAAGGTGCCTCAGCATCTTGGGGACACACACACTAACTACAAACTATTGTCTGCTGAAAGCAAAACTAATGTTTGATttttgatttgatatcccactttatcagtacccgaaggactctcaaagcggctaacattctcctttcccttcctccccacaacaaacactctgtgaggtgagtggggctgagagacttcaaagaagtgtgactaacccaaggtcacccagcagctgcatgtggaggagcggggaatcaaacccggttcaccagattacgagtccacgactcttaaccattacaccaccctGGCTCACAATTGACCTAAATGTCTCTAAATTCACAATTGACCTAAATGTCTCTAAATTCACAAATGTCTCTAAATTGACTATGCAAGGGGTGACTCATCCCCGTCTCAGTGCTCTGAATACCCCAGTTGTGGAGGAACACGAGTGGGAATGGTGCTACTGTGCAAATAagctgcttatgggcttcctgtgggcatcatactggccactgtgggaagaagacactgagctaggtgggcctGCAGTCCAACTAAGCAGGGTCCTTCCCTTGCTCCTCAAGCGGTGAGCCCACCGTACTTGTGAAGGCTGTGCCCTCATGTAACGTAGATTCCAGTCCTGACTTACGTAGCTTGTCCTGAATGGAAGGAGTTTTGCTCATGAGGTACGGCCCCCTTTTCTCCACTGGTGTTTCCCTGCTTGTCCTCTTCTTGTCCCTCTGCCCCTGTCAGAAGGAGACATTTGATAGCCATTATACTCCAAAGAGAACACAGAAGTCCAAAGCAGGGGAGCTTTCCTGCCTTCTATTGATGCCCAGCTTTTTACTTATTTCATTGTTGGCCCCATATCAAACACATGCCTGTTTTATTTACTGCAAGATTCACTTTCAGGTGTTGCCCAAAAAGGGAGATAGAaagtacaaaacaacaacaaatatagagtgctacatcgggttaagaacttaattcattctggaggtccgttcttaacctgaaactgttcttaacctgaagcaccactttagctaacagggcctcctgctgctgtcacgctgccatagcacgatttctgttctcatcctgaagcaaagttcttaacccgagttactatttctgggagtctgtaacctgaagcgtatgtagccggaagcgtatgtaacccaaggtaccactgtactatatgaATCCCCTCGATTTCAAAGGTTCAGGCTGTGAGAGccattatgtagccaaaacagcaccatccattTACAAAGAACAGGTACCAGCAGGACTGCCATGGATGCAGAATGCTGATGGGTCTattagcaggggggggggagggaacccgGGGTAGGAAGGAACAGAGTGGCTGGTATTCTGAATGGGGAGCACTCTACTGATGAACACCTGACAGGCTAACAATCCACCCATGCACCTCCTGCCCACAAAAAGCTAATAATTCAACTCTCTCTCATAACAGGACCTATATGGAGGTATAtatgagattggggggggggttgttgtttcaGGTCCTCAACTTTCAGAATCCCCCTTTACAAAGACCTGAGCCCCATCACATAGAACATCTCCCATCTTAAGATCTAGCCATGATGGGCAAAACTGGCATTTCTGCTGGCCACAGATTCCATCCTCAGAGCAGgtgcctttgctctgatccatcAGGCAAGAAGAGggcttaagaagagcctggctgctggatcaggccaaagggggcccatccagttcagcctcctgttcccagtatacctgaaggagcgtctccacccccattgttctgcccggacactgaggtccacctctgagggccttctggcagttccctcactgcgagaagccaagttacagggaaccagacagagggccttctcggtagtggcacccgccttgtggaacaccctcccatcagatgtcaaagagaaaaataccgtacttttagaagacatctgaaggcagccctgtttagggaagctttttaatgtttgatggactattgtattttaatattttgttggaagctgcccagagtggctggggaaacccaggcagatgagagaggtataaatatattattattattattattattattattattattattattactccctcCCTGCGGCTCCCTGAGCGTTCCTTCCATGGCCcaaggaggcagagcacagcctccACCACGCCCCGCTGTGGGACAGGCTTGCTTCTTCTCCAcgaagccctctcctcctcctgcggcagggagttccgcagtttagcTGCGCCGCGAAAGGAACGCGCTCCTTCCACCCCTCCGGACTCCTCCAACGTCCAGCTCGCGCGTCTGAGgcagttggaaggggaccccgcAGGTCATCTCCGCGACCCCCGAAAGCCCCGTCAGGCGGCCCCCCTCGCCCCGCTTCCAAGCAGGGCAGCCGGCAGTAGAGCCTCCCTGGCCAGGAGCAGCCCACCCGCCCTGAGGAGCCCCGCCAGGAGAGGCCCCCCCACCCGCCGGCCACGCACCGTGTCTCTGCTGGGCCCGGGCAGCGTCGCGGCCTCCCTCCGGCCCGGAGGCTCCGCtccgcctcccgccgccgccgccgcctccatcGTCGCTACCCTCACGGCGGCACCGCCACGAAGCCACGCCTCCCGCTCACGTCATCCTGCCGGCTCTCCCCCATTGGTTTGTTTTCAAGCGGCCCGCCCCTCGTCCTCTCGCGTTAGCAGCGCTCGTTTGCCGTTGAGGGGAGACCAACCAACCAGCGAGAGGAGCCGGAAGAGCCGCTAAAAGGCAGTGACGGGGCGGAGGCGACGGTCTAGGCTTCCGGAGGTGTCGTAGTCTGTGGTGTGCTGCGCTGCTCTCGGAGTCGCAGAGGGAGAGTGGGGGCTGTACGGGGGGCTCAAGGCCTGGTTATCACGGGGGGACGGGGCTGAGGAGTTCGCTTTCTGATTAAACGCACTTTCCTGCCACCACAAATCCCTGCAGATAGAAAAATAGTGCATCAAGGGAGTGGCtctaactagggttgccatatctcaaAAAATTAAAGATTcctgttcctttttttaatgtatttttattaaagattttcttgatttacaaaagtatgtgcaatgtctctcgtgTTTTTTTCCAcgtaacacttttaaaaaaaccaaatcggTTTCATTTAGATtcctgttgacctttttttaaggaaccaccacaattgttgagctttttttgggaatCCTACCCCAAAAACAATGATTTTGAGCTTCTTGAACAGTTTCCGCTTTTTTCATGGCACTGCCATACATCCAgtattccctgacattttgctaaTTTGCTACCCAAGTCAGCTTCAGCGTGTGAATGCTCACGTCTGGCTCAGTTGTAAAGGAGATCAGGAGCCCCCATAGCCTCCAGGCAGATGAATAGCTAGTCCAACAGGCCACTGACACACCTGGAGTGAATGGCAGGGACATTGTCTGACGGCTGCTTCTCAGGGGCCCTCTTGCACATTCCAGGAATATCAGTGTTTTGATGCAATAGACTAAAACAGAACTGGCTGGTGTGTGGCCCTCTTcttgggactgcagctcccatcaaccccaagcaTCATGGCCAAcagatgatgatgggagttgaaatccagcaccaggagggtcacaggttaaACACCCCTTGCATACAAAGTAATGGTGTAGTGGGCTTGTGCATTCATACAAtgatcaacctagcagttcaaaagcatgccagtgcaagtagataaataggtaccgctgtggcgggaaggtaaatggtgtttctgtacgctctggcacttgtcacggtcctccgtgtgccagtagcggtttagtcctgctggccacgacccggaaaactgactgtggacaaacacggtctgaaagcgagatgagcgccacaaccccatagtcgcctttgactggatttaactgtccagggtcctttacctttactttttaccttacaATGATCATATAAGAAGTCTTACTATGCGATTCTGCAATTTACTATTCACGTGAAAGGGCAAGGAAGCCTTGCTATCAGACCAATAGAAATCTTAAGGGTTATCTGTATTCCTTGCACAGATTcacattattttgttttgtgtctatatatatattccaatattatattttatgtatttcttGCTTACCAGTATCACTCAGATAATATAAGTAGTATAATGAGAATTATTGGaagttatatattttaatttgtcATGTAAGTGTaatatattgtatttgtttatgtctgtttctttactttttaatttattgtttctaTTCATTtgtagtgttttttgttttgtatgttaTGTAACTCATGTATATTTGTTtatatgaaaattaataaagattttctattaaaaaaaatcttaaggGTTATTACCAGCTGCACTCAGTTCTCTCCAATTTCAAAcatgccccattgatttcaatctgATCTAAGCTCAATGATCTTAGTCTGGATCCTTATTTAGTACCTCCAACTTACAGGACTCCAGTAAATATTGATCAAATACCTTCAAGCATTTATGCCATCTCAAGAGCTAAAAACTTGCATTGCTGTAGTAGTACTATATTTATCATGAATTATGAAATTTTTAATGGTTTTCTCACTGGATGTTGTTTTATCTGGTTCTCGCCATTAGTCACCCTGTGTGTCTGATTGCATGAAGGGCcagatatataaataaaacagaagcTGTCCTTAGCAAGCAAGTTCAGTGCTGTGGTTTTTGTGTAGCAGTGCACACATAGGATCTGCACAAGGAAAAGGAAGTCATGCTCCTGGCCTCATCAGTTTCATGAACTCGCATGGtgttttgaaacaaaaacatgtaATGATAACCTCCTTCAATGTCCTTTATAGGGATCCACACACAAGCAATAAAAATTTGAATGTCATTGACACCAATAAATGAAGTTTGAGAATCCCATTGTCAGGTTGTGAAATTGAGGATTAAGTTCTGTACCCCATGTTTATTCACATTTATTATGGGAAATAAGATTTTCTTTTCTAGTATATAATAACACAGGCTACAAAGAACACTCAGTTCAAACCAGTTCCCCTTTATTAGGTCCAGCTTCACAACACATACTCCAGGACTCAATAAAAGGAAGTAGTATTTTCAAATAAGTAATATTTTAACGTCTGATTCCAGGCAATTGTTGTACAATCAAATAGCATTAACAATAACCCCACAGGAAGCTCATCTGGAAGAGAACAGATATCATGGATTAGTTCATGCATTTCTACACCCCTTTCAAGctctttctgcctccccaccaccaccagaaagCTTCTGAAAGAGAAAAAATTGATAGTTGGGGAAACATAATCTGATCTGTGTACCAAGCAGCTGCAGATTAACAGCTTGCTGCCCAGTGGTGTAAACAGACCATTTTTTTACCACAGCCTTGTGACCTTTGTGTTTTCCTCATatctctaaatatatatatatgcagtctATAGAATTACAATCCTGCAATCCacttattttacacacacacacacggcatgcacacacacaccatatatcCCAGCAACCCTTCAAAAAAATTGTTTCAACAACATTCGCTTTACATTTTTGCCCCATATTCTTTCTATTTTAGCAGGTATCTGGCAAACTGGGCTGATTTTGCTTAGTTCTCTCTACTgctttgggttgcatccaacactACTGTTCCATTAGCACTGCAGACTTCTGCCTGTACAACacaccacacacccctctccctgcaaccccagaatctgcTTCAAAGGGTTGGAGAACCCCTACGGAGCAGGTGTGGAtggcacacagggagaggagagaaacaaCCTGTTTCACAAGTGGGACTCCGTGCACACAGTACTGGTAACAAGCCTTTGTGTCTTAAACGGTATTTGTAAAATAATTGTGTTTTGATTTACTGCCATTCTTAATCTGCTCTTATGTTATCTTATTGTACAATGGCTATCTTGTTCATATTTCTTTTATTCAGGACTGTACTGTTCTTAGTCACTCTGGtcatttttataaaaaaggggaggaagtacattttgtggggtatgaaataaataaataaacaaaattgaTAAGTCATCTCCAGATTACAGGAtttacacacaccccaaacacacACGTACACAAGGATTACATTCTGGGTCCCCACACATATAAGTGAAATTgcataaagtggggagcaccccacTTTAATAAGGATGGTGTGTGGGGAGAAGAAACTCAGCCTGGAAAATTCTTGGGGCTGCTGTCCcaagcctgcttgcctgcctgcaagGAGTTTGTATGTGTGGCAGCAGCCACTGGCCACAGAGAGCAAGGACCAAGAAGGGCACCCAGCAGAACTAGTGCCAGGATGGGGGCGTGGATGTGCTTCCTGCCCTATGTCATTGGTCGATTGAAGGCCACCTTCTGTTGCTTGGGCAGGGAAGCACGGGAACCAGTAAAACATTTCTAACTGCATACAGAGTTGCAGCTCTTCATTCAAAGTCTGTAGGATTCTAGTGTTTACACAGAACACACAGCATATGGTGCCCAAGCAGTAGATTGTGGTTATGTGGCTGCAAATGAGGACCCCAATTCACTGTAACCAATGCAACGTTAGAGTAACAGCTCAGATTCTTCTCACTGGAAAAAAAGCCTTTCTCCCTGCAAAGGCCACTTGCCCCAGATGAATACTTATGAGAACACAGCATTTTATCCCTAAAGTCAATTCAGGTTTGTGCAGGCTTGCTATTAAATGCTGTTCATTCTCTCCTCCCTGGTGCCACTACACCTAGCAGCGGCTCTGCTGCTTTTTTCAGTACAATAAATGAGTGACAGCTTAAAGCTAGCAGAGCATTGCATGTATTGCCACTAAACATCCAACTTCCATAGCACTGTCCTATTTAAGGGTGACGTGTTTGCATAGTCTTGAATGCTGCTCCATTAACAGAACAGCAGTTGCTAAGCTTAGGCTGAGTGCTTGACCCCCACTGTAAGTTCAGCACATATGACAGCAGGAGAAACCCTCCTGGTTGCCAGGAGTGAAGTTATTTGATGCAGACAACTAAGCAAGCACCAATATTATATGGCTGTATTTGAGTCAGATTCAGAAATAAGGAACCTGACACTGAGGAATGAGAAGTGTTCACTGTACTTTTCTCCAGTCTTTTTTAATCACTTAAGTATAAGAACTACATTTCAAGTACATCAAGAATGGCCCACCAGAAAAGAGAGTGGGGCTAGGTGAATGCAGGGAATTTGCAAGTCTTTTTTCTGCCTTTCCTCAGGCAAACCTAGAAAACAAAGCCTTGGTGTTCTACTCAAGATAGCTCAAACTCTATCTGGCGTGCAAGGCAATTGCACCGGGGGTTGCACATAAAAGCAAAATCACACAAAGTCATAACAACCCCTGGAACTGCTCCCACTTCTTGAGAGCTTGCAAGATCTCAGATGGCCCCATGAGATCTCCTGGGAACGCTCATGCAACTGTCCAGGAGCCTGGTAAAGAAGATGGATGATTAAAAAGCTGTTTCCGCAAAGAACTGAAGATTTGTTCTCTTACCAATAATGTTTACACTTTGTCCAGGCCAAGTTCCTCTGGAGTTGAGATTCCCAACTCATTCAATGTTGGTCTAAGTTCCTGGATAACATATGGGTATATTTCCTTGTGAGGCCCTGCTTTGTCCTAATTGAAAGAACACAAAATGAATTTAAACTTAGCAAAACCAAGACAGATTCATATCCAAGGCCAATAGTGTTAATTTTTCAATAGTcttaagggttgtttttttaaaaaaaaatacacacaagaGAAAAGCATTTCACCAAGAGTTAAGCAACAATTTAATgcttcaaaatccagcttttaGAGGTGAAAGTggccataaggtaaagggacccctgaccgttaaggaCATTCGCAGAcaactggggttgcagtgctcatctcgctttactggccgagcgagggagccggcatttgtcggcagacagcttccgggttatgtgctcagcatgactaagccacttccggcaaaaccagagcagcacatggaaacgccgtttaccttcccgctggagcattttgaactgctaggttgacaggagcagggaccgagcaacgggagctcaccctgttgcggggattcgaaccaccaaccttctgattggcaagccctcggctctgtggtttagacgcTATATGAGGCTACAAATCTATACTCTCCTgaaagcaaatcccactgaacacagtggagcTTTCTTTTGAGTTTACATGCATAGGCTTCCATTATAAGTAGCCTGGTAAACTTTTGTGGGGAAATGGGCAAAAGCGGGGCAGGGACACATGTATTTTGTACAGGAAGTTCCTCTCTCAGCTGCACATATGCTGTCAAAAAGACCAAGGTTAACAGGGTTAGAAGGACCTATGTCACAGGCTGTGGAGAGCCAATCACCATTAAAGTAGACAATGCTGGCTAGAAAGATTTGTTAGGCTCTCAAGGCTAGTCAAACAAATCTCTACACAGAGTGCAAAGGCTCTTTATGGATCACCAGCAAGCCGGAACTCCACAATATACACACTATAAACACAGAGGTAAATGGAGAAGCAGGGTGTTGTCTGCTCATACTCAAGTGTCTTTCACTGACCTTTACAACTTCTAAGATACGGACTGCGCTAGCAAAGTCATTTAGTCGTCGGCATGCCCTCAAAGCAGCATCAATGATTTTTGGTTCTGGAACCAGGTCATAACCAACCAGTGTGTTCATGCCTGTGGGAATGAAGAAGAATGAGAATATTCCGTTGCTCTTACAAGTTCAGGAGTGTGTCACACAGGCTCCATTTCTTTTCCTAACACTTCTGATTATATCTAAATATGCCAGAACATATTATTAATACCAAATTTCCTGCAAGTGACTTCTGATATTTGATATTGCCACAGTACACAAAATTTGTAGAGCTAACTTGAAACGCTGCTTACATTCCACATACAAAATCTGAGATCAAATCTGTAATTTGCCATTTCAGTGCCAAaacttcatttcttttttccccctttttctttttttgcatcccATACAACAACAGATCCCAATTCCCACAACAAAGCTCAATTTATTGTGGACTTTAAACTTGAAAAGTTAAACACAACTTCAAGATTCTGAATGTTTGTGGCTTTTTATGCTCCCTGCTTATACTTTGGGGAGTTTTCTAAAAGGTTACTTTAATAAATACTTTAATAAACTATCAATTGCTGTTCAGCCTCTGTAGCGAAAAGGAGTCACCCAATAAAAAGTGCCATTTTGTCTTGACAGCCAGCAGCACAATAAAAACTGCACACTTCCTCTTACCTGAAATAGAATATTGCAAGGCATTCAACAGTCAAAGGGATTTTATCAGTTTAGTGCTCGTTCAGAGCCCTAATATCATTGTCCTCTTATGTACAGCTGAAGTCAGTCTTATCTCTCTTTCCCTAACAAAAGATATGCCTTGAAAAAGCTGAGGCATGGCTGAAACATCAAGGGACTGACAGGAACATTGAATCCGTTTCGATTTTAGCAAGTTATTATAAATGAACATTTTTTACTACTCATACAGCTATTAAAATACCAGAGGTACAATCttaaaagcagaggttgggtggccatctgtcacgtatgttttagctgagatccctgcactgcagagggttggactagatgaccctcagggtctcttccaactctacaattctatgctctgGAACAGTTCCGTTAAGGCTGGTGGAATGTTGGGCAGGGAGTGAAGAAAAATGGATTGACTGCTCCATGCAAGCTACCACAACCAGCTTCCAGAAATGCCTCCATTCAGCTGCAGCGGCACACAACAAAGGAGGGTTTCTCAAGTTCTTCAATACTACTCTCCCTCAGCCTTACCTTTCCTTAGCTCCCAGGCATCGATATCCGGTTTATTAAAGTACGTCACCCAGCGAGCATCAAACTCTTCATCTGACTCATGTGACCCATGAGAATAGCAGCGCACAGGCAATACAGCTGTGACAAAAACAGGAagtaggaagaagaggaagatatTAAAGAGCTCAAGGTAAAGCCGCAACACAGCAGGTACACACAGGAAGTCAGTGTACACGTGAAATCCCAGGAATGCAGCTCTCTGCTTTGGTCAGCAGCAACCATCCCCACATCACTTCCAGACTGTAGCTGCCAGAGTTTCTACTGAAGCACTATGCaatcaccccctccctccccagtaaAGAGAAACATGCACTGGAACAGCCCTAAACTACACCACTTTAAAAGGTTCGCCCAGCTGTGCACAAGGGTTGCTGTATGAATTTCCCCATTTCCTGCCAGAAGAGAGAGAGTGGGGCAGGAGGCAGCAGGCAAAGGGTAGAAAAACTACAGCAGAGTATTGATTTGCATTGCTGGAGCAACATATCTTTAGCATTCATGGCAAGTTAAGTCACCTAAAAAATCTAATTACCATCCCATCAGAATAAGCTTTCCAGCAATCCAATTGCTATTTTGTAAATTATCATAACTTTTTAACGCACGTTACAGGTATCCCTCCCAgctttagattattatttttttgctaacAAGTCACCTTTGGGCTTATTTACATAGTTGAGATAGCTAGTCTGGtgctttcaggggaaaacatgaaGTCCCTGAATGCTTAAGAATGTATGCCAGAAGGATAGttaataatagtgataataattAAAATCACACTTCAATACTATCTAAAATAAGTCAGTGTTCTGAACTGTACAGTATACAGAACTAAGAACAAAACCTTGCCTTCAAGTTTATAACCTGGAAAAAAAACAGACACATAAGAGAAAGGCAAGATAATGGAGAAGATTAAAAGCTCACTTAAATAGAACAGGCTTGAAAAAATAGACATGTCTGGAGTCACTTCATAagggggacagagagagagagagagagagagggagggagagtcaTATAAGTACCTGGAGGCAGCAAGTTCCAAAGTTCAATTATCTCTGGCAAAAATTTGAAGCAGATATAATCTAAGGGTTCTAAAGTCTGTTACCAGAGTAGCAGTTCATATTCTACTTAACACATCCTGAAGGATCACtgtcagtgttagaaattagccagctGTGTTTTGCTACTGGCGTGGGTCAAATTGCGACTATGCGGAGATACCTGGGCACCTTGTTGGCAACCACAGTCTAAAAACCTCTCCCTTagtccatagttaaaaccatttcCATAGCGtatgtttctccttcttgcatactgggacaagtgCACTGTTGTAAGAGCAAGTAAAGCAATGTAGCTGCAATCATAGAATATTAGAATTGTAGTATTGGAAAGGACccatagagtcatctagtccaacctcccgcccccccccccaaaatagacaTTCTGTTGTAGCTACCataacctagatttaaggtgccatttactGCTGCTGCATAAATAATATCTAATTCAAAAATTCACTTCGTTTGGTCCAATTCAGTAGTACAATGAACTCAAACAAGAGTAAAAAACTGCTTTCATTCTGGACATTGTCTTGCTGTTGCACAATCCACAGAAGAAACTAGACGGGCTTGGAATTTTAAAATGCCAGGTGTTAAAACTACCCAAAGAAATGAGATGCTGGCATTTCAGCTGAAAATTATCCATTTCACTCTTGATTTTTCTATTCTTCAGTTAATAAGCCTCCATCTCAGAACAGCTGTTCTAAAGtaaaacatgctttgttgcaaTGTTGGTGGTCAAAGACACTTTTCAGTACCGTCAGTATTTCAGCGTCCTCAGATTTTGTGGTAAATCGTATCTTTAAATGAATGCAAAATTTGCTGGAGTCTTTAGCATCAATGGTATTCTTAGTTTCCAGTAGCTTCACCTGCCATCTTGGGGGATAAGTACAAGACA from Podarcis raffonei isolate rPodRaf1 chromosome 9, rPodRaf1.pri, whole genome shotgun sequence harbors:
- the LOC128420886 gene encoding cytochrome c oxidase subunit 5A, mitochondrial isoform X2, with the translated sequence MLAAAQLLLSRRCAAPVLRGLVPRAAPAAVLPVRCYSHGSHESDEEFDARWVTYFNKPDIDAWELRKGMNTLVGYDLVPEPKIIDAALRACRRLNDFASAVRILEVVKDKAGPHKEIYPYVIQELRPTLNELGISTPEELGLDKV
- the LOC128420886 gene encoding cytochrome c oxidase subunit 5A, mitochondrial isoform X1 — translated: MAVLPVRCYSHGSHESDEEFDARWVTYFNKPDIDAWELRKGMNTLVGYDLVPEPKIIDAALRACRRLNDFASAVRILEVVKDKAGPHKEIYPYVIQELRPTLNELGISTPEELGLDKV